From the Methanoculleus caldifontis genome, the window ATTTCTTCTCGTTCATCTCGGAGGGCCGGGATTACAAGCCAAAGACTCTCCACCGGATGGTCTCGACGCTCTCCTCGTTCTATCGCTACCTCTACGCGCAGGGCGTCGTTGTCGCGAACCCCATGATCGGGGTGGAGCGGCCCCGGATCAAGAATCAGGAACTGAAATACCTCAAGCACAGCCAGGTTCTCCGGCTGATCAACTCCATCGAGAACGGGCGTGACAAACTGATCGTCCGGCTCATCTACGCCACGGGCGTCCGTGTCTCCGAACTCTGCTCGATACGCGTCGAGGACATCGATTTCGAGGAGCAGACGATCCGGGTCAAGGGAAAAGGCGACAAGATCCGGACGGTCTTCGTCGACGAAGATACCCTCCAGACGATCGACGAATTCATCGGGAACACGATAGAGGGGCCGCTCTTCGTGGGCCAGCAGGGCAACCCCCTCTCCCCCCGGACCGTCCAGCACATCTTCCGGCAGAATGCTCCCGCCGGGATTACGCCGCACAAGATCCGGCACTCCTACGCGAGCGAGCTCTACCGGCGCTCAAAGAACCTCCGCGTCGTCCAGGAAAACCTGGGGCACTCCTCCATCAAGACGACCGAGATCTACCTGCATACGGACCTCGATGAGCGGAGGAACGTCTATAAACAGTATTTCCCGCTCTCGAACGGGAAGAAGTCCGGTGAGTGAGCTGATCTCGATAAACCGTATGGTGCTATATGGGTTTGGGGCGGCAGAGGATCCTCCGGCCCCGGTCTCTTGCCCCTGGCATCTGTTGGGGGTCTGCCTGGATGCCACGCTCACTTCTATCGAATGATGTGGTTGAGGGCAGTCCTCCGGCCCTCTCTTCGTGTTCTTCGAAGCCTGATGGCTTCTCATGCTCGCTTACGCTCGCACTTCGCACCAGATGGTGCTCGAGCTCCGGCGCTTCGGCCCATCGCACTTCGAAGCCTGATGGCTTCTCATGCTCGCTTACGCTCGCACTTCGCACCAGATGGTGCTCGAGCTCCGGCCCTTCGGCCCATCGCACTTCGAAGCCTGATGGCTTCTTAAACTCCGGTTCTACGAACCGTCGTCCTTCGCGCCTTCGCGTGAGTTAAATGCCGGAGATTGTAATGCAGCCTCGCGCGAAACCGCGAAGTGTGGGATGCACCTCCGACCGTTTCCCCGCTTCTTTCATCTGGCAACGCTCAAATGAGAGGAAGACCTACCGTATCGGTATGCGCTACATCGTCACCGGCGGTGCCGGGTTCATCGGGTCCAACCTCGCAGAACATCTCTCACGCGACCACGAGGTCGTGATCGTCGACGACCTCACCTCCGGGCAGCGTCAGAATATCGAGCGCATCATGGACAACTCCCGCGTGACCTTCGTCGAGGGGAGCGTCACCGACCTCGACCTCCTGATGGAGATCTTTGCTGGTGCGGACGGCATCTTCCACCAGGCGGCGATCGCTTCGGTCCCCCGCTCCGTGAAAGACCCTCTCGAGACGAACGCGGTGAACGCGGCCGGGACCGTGAACGTCCTCTGGGCCGCGAAAGAGTGCGGCGTCCCGTCGGTCGTCACGGCCTCCACCTCGGCGATCTACGGGGACGACCCGGTCTTCCCCAAGCGGGAGACGATGGCGCCGACTCCGCTCTCTCCCTACGCGGTCTCGAAACTCGCGGGCGAGTACTACGGGAAGGTCTTTGCCGACCTCTACGGCATCCGGACGGTCTTCCTCCGTTACTTCAACGTCTTCGGGCCCCGACAGGACCCGAACTCCGAGTACGCCGCGGTGATCCCGAAGTTCATCACCCGGTTGCTCGACGGGAAGCCCCCGATCGTCTACGGCGACGGGGAGCAGACCCGTGACTTCATCTTCGTCGCGGACGTGGTGCAGGCGAATATCAGGGCGATGGAGAGCGAGGCCCGGGGAGTCTTCAACATCGCCGGCGGCCGCCGGATCAGCCTCAACGAACTCGCCGCCAGCCTATCGGAGATCACCGGCGTAGACCTCCGGCCGGTATACGAACCGCCGCGAGCGGGAGATGTGCGCGACTCTCTCGCGGAGATCTCCCGGGCGGAGGAGGCCTTCGGGTTCTCCCCCCGTTACACCCTCGAAGCAGGGCTCCGCGAGACCGTGGAGTGGTTCCGGGATGGTCGGGGCGGAAGACGCCGGTGAATGAACTTCAAGGCCCTTGCGTTCCCGGATTCCCCTCTCCGGCGGTCCGATAGGCGGCTCCGGGTCGGGGTGCGGCGGCAGCAGGAACCTATATATCTTCACCCTGCTGTATGGGGTGCGAGGTACCGACGTATGCCCCAACTGATTACACCGGAGATCGTCCGGAAGGGTGATAACAGGGACGCACCACGGGCGTACAACGATGCGACGGTGCAGAACCCGCATAGCCCGACGGTTTTAAACAACATCGGCGTGGCGCTTGAGAGGCAGGGACGCTACGAGGAAGCGCTCGCTGCATTCAGTGCCGCGCTCGTCTGCGACAACGACGACGTCTATGCCTGGAACAACCGGGCGGTGATCCTCACCCGGCTCGGCCGTCTCCAGGAGGCGGTGCTCTCCTGCACGCAGGCGCTCGCGATCGACCGGTCGTGCATCTTCGCCTGGGTCACCTACGGCACGGTGCTCAGCAGGCTCGGGAAGTACCCGGAGGCGGAATCGGCTCTTGCGGTTGCTGAAGATCTCGACCCGCAGGCGCGGGCGCTCTATCCCGGCAACCTGACGATGACCCGGGCGTAATCTGAAACCTTTTTTTGAAACCCCGTGCGGCCCAATAGGGTTCCCCCTCTCTGAATCGCGGAGTTCCGAAATTGATACACTATCGGATGCAATATGGGTCGTCTTCTTGCGTACATACTCCCGGTCCTGCACGTATCTCTCCTCGACCTCCATCCGGGCGGCCTGTGGCATCGCGAAGTCTCCCGGACCCCTGGAGGGACCCGTACGTATTTATCCACCTTCTTACACTAGAGTGTGCCATCGAGTGCCCTGCGGCACGGAGCCCGAGCCAATGAAGACGCTCATACTTGCAGGCGGGAGCGGCACCCGCCTCTTCCCGCTCTCACGGGAACACTACCCGAAACAGTTCATCCCGCTGGTCGACGACGAGTCTCTCTTCCAGAAGACCGTGAGGAGGTCGCTCCTCTTCTCCTCTCCGCAGGATATCGCCATCGTCACGAACACGGAGCATAGGTTCCTGGTCCGGGACCAGCTTGCCGCCATCGGGTGCGACTGCCGGGTCCTCGTCGAACCGGTGGGCAGGAACACCCTGCCGGCGATCTACTACGGCGTCCGGGAGGTCGCCGAAGACGGGGCCGGGACGGTCGCGGTGCTGCCCTCGGACCACCTGATCACCGCTACCGCACCGTTCCACGAGGCGTTCCGGCGGGCGGAGCGGCTCGCGAAGGACTACCTGGTGGTCTTCGGGGTGCGGCCGACCTCGCCCCACACCGGCTACGGCTACATCCGGCCGGGAGAGCCTCTCGCGGACGGCTCGGTCGTGGACGCCTTCGTGGAGAAGCCGGATCTCCCCACCGCGGAGCGCTACGTTGCAGACGGCTACCTCTGGAACTCCGGCATGTTCTGTTTTGATGCCGCCCTCTTCCTTGCCGAGTGCGAGACCTGCGCACCGGAGGTCGTCAGGGCGTTCGAGCACCCCGTCGAGGAAGCATACGCTGCAACTCCCGCTCTCTCCATCGATTACGGGATCATGGAGAAGACCCGGCGGGCGGTGGTCGTGCCGCTCGAGGCCGACTGGAACGACGTAGGAAACTTCGACGCGCTTTATGCCGCCCTGCAAAAGAACGGAAACGGCAACGCCGTCAGGGGCGAGCATATCGGGATCGATTCTTCCGAGAACCTGATCCTCGCGGACCGGCTGATCGCCACCGTCGGGGTCCACAACCTCGCGATCGTCGAGACGAAAGACGCCATCCTCATTGCCGACCGGGACGAGGCCCAGCGGGTGGGCGAGATCGCAAAGGCTCTCCGCGAGAGGGGGGACTCCCGTGCGTTCTTCCATACGCGGGTCCACCGGCCCTGGGGCTCCTACACGAACCTCGAGGAAGGGCGGGCATACAAGATCAAGCGGGTCACGGTCCCCCCGAAACGGCGGCTATCGCTGCAGATGCACCACCACCGCTCCGAGCACTGGGTGGTCGTCACCGGGTGCGCCGAGGTGACGATCGGCGAGAAGACGTACCTTCTCCGGAACGGCGAGTCCACCTTCGTCCCGGCGGGGACGGTCCACCGGCTCGCGAACCCCGGCCTCCTGCCGCTCGAACTGATCGAGGTGCAGATCGGGGAGTATACCGGCGAGGACGACATCGTCCGGTACGAGGACGACTTCGAGCGGGCGTGAGCCGGCCGGCGGTGCCGGTCCACCGGCACCTCTCTGCCTGCTGCCCGGATGCCTGCTACAAAACCGATATAACACCCCGGCACATAGTACATAAGAGCTGGTATCGCAGGTGCCTGCGGGCCGGGTTCATTTCTCACCCCCGTAGTGTAGTGGTCAATCATGCAGGACTTTGGATCCGGCGACGGCGGTTCGAATCCGCCCGGGGGTATGAGATGGTGGGATTCGGTCCCCCCGAAGAACATTTTGCGAGAGTAAGTCCGGTGCCGGGGAAGTATGCCGGGGCGACGAAGCGAGCTGGAATACCCCGGAGTGCAACCCCCATACGTTCCATACAGTTCTTAAGGCCGTACTTCGCATCAATCATGGGCAACCATGGAAAGCGCAGCTTTAGCAATTGAGATTCAGATGAGTCTCCTCCTCTTCCTCGCACTCGCCGGCTACCTCGTGGCATCCCGAATCAACCAGTCGGCGACGATCGGGGCAATTCTCGTGGGGGTTCTCGTCGGACCGAGTGTGCTCGGCCTGATCACTTACACGGACTTCGTCGCGACCCTGGCGCATCTTGGGGCTATCATCCTCCTCTTCGTCATCGGTTTCGAGTTTAACGTCAAGGATATTATCGATCCGCGCTACGGAGTCATCGCCCTCCTCGGTGTGATCATCCCATGGATAGGCGGCTACGCCACTACCATCTTCTTCGGGTTCGACTTCGCGAGCGCGGTCTTCGTCGGTACGGCGCTGACCGCGACGAGTATCGCCATCACCGCAAACGTCCTCAAAGAGATCGGCGTGCTCCAGACCGGGGCCGCGAGAGCGATCATCGGTGCTGCGGTCATCGACGACGTCCTCTCCCTTATCGTGCTCGCCATCGCCATCGATCTTACGGTCGGCGGCGACGTCTCGGTAACGTCGGTCGCCCTGATGCTCGCCAGAGCCGTGGGATTCATCATCATCGCCGGAGCCGTCGGGTACTTCGGCATACGGAAAGTCATCGAGCGGATGGACGGAACTCCCCTGGCACGGAAGTACCCGGAATTCATCTTCATCTTCGCCATGATGATGGCGTTTCTGTATGCAATGCTCGCCGACCTGGCGGGCTTATCGGGCATCATCGGTGCGTTCCTCGCCGGGATCTCCTTTGCCGAGGTCAGACTCCGGCAGAGCAAGGGCGTCCACGAAGGTGCCGAGTACTTCCAGATCGTCTTCGCCTCGATCTTCTTCATATCGCTTGGAATCCTCGCGGACATCCGTGCACTCACCTCCGACATGGTCGTCTTCCTCGCGGTGCTGACCCTGGTCGCCATCGCCACCAAGGTTATCGGGTGCGGTATCCCCGCCCGGGCGATGGGGATATGCCGTGAGGACTCCCTCATCATCGGGTTCGGCATGGCCCCCCGGGGCGAGGTGGCGATGATCGTCGCCCTGATCGGGCTGGAGGCGGGGCTCATCGGCCAGCAAATCTTCGTGGTGGTCGTCCTGATGAGTCTGCTGACCACGCTCATCACCCCTATCGTCTACCGGAACTGGTTCTACAAAGGGGCCTACTGCACGACGGAGTGATGCGGGGGAGAACCCCTCAATCTAATTTTACAAAAGCTCTTGTGTTTATTTCTCTTTGCAGGGTGAGAGGGGCGCAGGCCCCCTCCTCACCAGACTTCGGGAAACGCCATGTTGGTGTAGAGGTCCTCAAGGCGCGCCTTGTGGCCCCGCTCCATCGCGGCAAGGCTCTGGAACAACTCCTTCTGCTGTGGGTCGTCGCTCAGGCTCGCGAGCTGGGTGTACATCTGCATCGCGTCGAGTTCCTTCCTGATTGCGATCACGAGGCCGTCGAGCGGCCTTAAGTCGGCCGAGAGCGGGGGAGTCTCCAGGGAGTCGGCGACCTTGTAGTCCCGCTGCGTGTTAAAGCCGAGTTTCGCCGGCTCTTTCGTGAGAAAGCCCTCGAGGGTCTTTCTGTGGCCGGTCTCCTCCCCGGCAAGTTCGTTGAAAAGATTCTTTAAGTTCTCATCCGTGACCTTCTCCCGGACCGTCCGGTAGAAGGTGTAGGCCTCGATCTCCCTCTCGATGGCATTCGATATGATTGAACGGTAATTTTCGGCATCCATTGGTCTTACACCGGCGGGCAATAGCATCTGGAGACTCTTAACCTTATTGGGCCGGGCTCCCGTACCGGGTGCGGGCGGCGGCTGAGATCCCTGCGGTGGCCCGGGTGAGGGTCGAAACGGTGATTTCTGGAGACGGCAGAGGCAGGAACTGCTGCTATCTGAATAGTGGCTGTGATGGAGGAGGACCCGGCGCGGACGATCGATGATCCGGTAGCGGGACGGTCGCCTGCTCCCGAAAGAGTCTACGGCCGGCGCGGCCTCGCAAAAAAGATTAGATGAACCGGGGTTTCCGGGAGAGCTGACGGGGGGTGTAGAGCGGACGGAAGGGCTTTCCGGCGGTCTCCATCCTCACCGCCTGGATGAGCTCGCTTTCGGTCATCATCTCCTTGTAGGGTTTCTTCTTCTCCGAGAGCTTCCGGATGGTGACCGTGAGCCTGCCGGTCTCGGCCTCCTGGTCGCCGATGACCGCGACGTAGGGGACCCAGTCCATCCCGGCCTCGCGGACCTTCTTGTTCACGCTCTCGTCGCGGTCGTCGACGTCCGCCCGGATGCAGGCGGCGTTCAGGCGGGCGCTGATCTCCTCGGCGAAGCAGACGTGCCGCTCCGCCACCGGGACCAGCCTGACCTGGGTCGGGGCGAGCCATGCCGGGAACGAGGGGACCTCCTGGGCAGCGGTGCCCTCGAGCATCGCGCAGATCACCCGCTCGATCGAGCCCGTGGGCGAGCAGTGGAGGATCGGGGGGTGGACTTCCGTTCCCTCGGGGGTGTAATACTTGATGTCGAACCGGTTCGCGCTCTCCACGTCGATCTGGACCGTCGGGTTCTCGATCGGCCTTCCCTGCGCATCGATCGCCGCGAGGTCGACCTTTGCTATCCAGTAGTGGACCCGGTCCGAGAGGACCTCGATCAGCATCGGGACGCCGGAGACCGCGACCATCTTCTTCACCCAGAGCTCGTACTGGTCGTAGAAGTCACGGGTGCACCGGATGACTCCCACGAGCGGGGTCTCGAGATCCTCGCCGCTCTTCCAGCCCATCACGAGCTGCTCCTCGAAGGCCGCAAGCGCGCCGTCGACGTCGCGGCAGAGGGTGTGCATGTCGGGCATCGTGAAGGCGCGGAGGCGCTTCAACCCGATCACTTCGCCCTTCTGCTCGTGCCGGAACGAGTAGGTCGAGAGCTCGTAGAGCTTCATCGGGAGGGTGTTTGGCGAGATGTGCATGTCGTGCATGATGGAGAACATGCCGAAACACGCCGCGAACCGGAGCATCATGTCGCGGTTGCCGCTCTTGAACCGGTACTGCCGCTCCCCGAACTTGGCGGCGTGCTCCGAGATCGCCTTATCGGCGAGGTCGTACATCACCGGAGTCTCGACCGGCATCCCGCCGTACTCGAGCACCCGTGCAAGCACGTAGTCGGAGAGGAGGTCGCGGATCAGCTTGCCCCGGGGCATCCAGCGGTGGTTTCCGACGTCCGCGCGTGGTTCGTACTCCACGAGCTCCTTCGCACGCATCAGGTCGACGTGGACCGGTTCGGCTCCCTCGGGGTTCGGGTAGCCGAGCTCCTTCCGGATCAGGGATGCAAACGGCGTCTTCTCCTCGGCGTAGTCGGCCGGGTCCTTCCGCTCCCCTTCGGGAGTGAGGACGAAGAACTCGTGCTGGATCTCCTTCTTCGGAGCGGCCGCTCCTCCTTCGCCGGGGACGATCGTCCGGGAGAGCTCCGAGAGCGGGTGGCCCTTGCAGGTGAGGGAGAAAGCCTTGTACCAGCCGAATGGCGCCCGCTTCACGACGAGACCGCCCTTGCCGGCGAGAGCCTCCTCGATCCCCTTGAGAGCGCTCACTGCCGCTTCCGGCGATGAGAGGTCGGCGGAGAGGTGGGCGTAGGGGTAGATCATGATATTGGTGGTGCCGAGCTGCCGGGCGGTGGCGACGATCTCGTCCGCCGCCTGCCGGACGGAGTCCTCTATGTTCTCTTCGTCAACGGATTCTACCGCACAGAAGACGGCGAGCGCCTCGTCGAGGGCATCCTTGGGGATGACATCCTCTTCGGCGACCTTCGTCTTCTTCCGGGTCTCGTATTCGATATGATCGGAATGGATCAGGAGAAGTCGCATGGTTTATCTCCAGTTGAATCGTTCAATATCTGTTTTCCTGCTATATAGTGCATGACACTGCGGGGACGGGAGCGAAGGTGCGCCGCCCCGCATCTCCCGCCGGGTGGCGACGGCGGGCGCGGGAGATGGCCGGATATCCGGCATCATTCCTGCGCGCTGCGCGCGTTCTCGTGGTAGCGGGAGAGGGTCGCCTGCCGCTGGTCCATGTACTTCGCGTCCGTCTTCATGTTGTAGGGGCGCGCGGCACGGTCCGTGCGGTAGAAGACCAGCTGCCCGATCGGCATCCCGGCGTAGACCTTGACCGGCCGGGAGTTCACGTTGCACATCTCGAGCGTGATCGTCCCCCGGAACCCGGCGTCGATCCAGCCTCCCGTCTGGTGGAGTTCGACCCCGAGACGCGCGATGCTGC encodes:
- a CDS encoding cation:proton antiporter translates to MESAALAIEIQMSLLLFLALAGYLVASRINQSATIGAILVGVLVGPSVLGLITYTDFVATLAHLGAIILLFVIGFEFNVKDIIDPRYGVIALLGVIIPWIGGYATTIFFGFDFASAVFVGTALTATSIAITANVLKEIGVLQTGAARAIIGAAVIDDVLSLIVLAIAIDLTVGGDVSVTSVALMLARAVGFIIIAGAVGYFGIRKVIERMDGTPLARKYPEFIFIFAMMMAFLYAMLADLAGLSGIIGAFLAGISFAEVRLRQSKGVHEGAEYFQIVFASIFFISLGILADIRALTSDMVVFLAVLTLVAIATKVIGCGIPARAMGICREDSLIIGFGMAPRGEVAMIVALIGLEAGLIGQQIFVVVVLMSLLTTLITPIVYRNWFYKGAYCTTE
- a CDS encoding SDR family oxidoreductase codes for the protein MRYIVTGGAGFIGSNLAEHLSRDHEVVIVDDLTSGQRQNIERIMDNSRVTFVEGSVTDLDLLMEIFAGADGIFHQAAIASVPRSVKDPLETNAVNAAGTVNVLWAAKECGVPSVVTASTSAIYGDDPVFPKRETMAPTPLSPYAVSKLAGEYYGKVFADLYGIRTVFLRYFNVFGPRQDPNSEYAAVIPKFITRLLDGKPPIVYGDGEQTRDFIFVADVVQANIRAMESEARGVFNIAGGRRISLNELAASLSEITGVDLRPVYEPPRAGDVRDSLAEISRAEEAFGFSPRYTLEAGLRETVEWFRDGRGGRRR
- a CDS encoding tetratricopeptide repeat protein; its protein translation is MPQLITPEIVRKGDNRDAPRAYNDATVQNPHSPTVLNNIGVALERQGRYEEALAAFSAALVCDNDDVYAWNNRAVILTRLGRLQEAVLSCTQALAIDRSCIFAWVTYGTVLSRLGKYPEAESALAVAEDLDPQARALYPGNLTMTRA
- a CDS encoding ferritin-like domain-containing protein, with translation MDAENYRSIISNAIEREIEAYTFYRTVREKVTDENLKNLFNELAGEETGHRKTLEGFLTKEPAKLGFNTQRDYKVADSLETPPLSADLRPLDGLVIAIRKELDAMQMYTQLASLSDDPQQKELFQSLAAMERGHKARLEDLYTNMAFPEVW
- the xerA gene encoding site-specific tyrosine recombinase/integron integrase, with protein sequence MENAPFSEWLERFSSYLRMRNYSPRTIKKYGQTVERFARYAWLRQHPGPGGIRIDEAALDAAPLDADVNVSAALVTDFFSFISEGRDYKPKTLHRMVSTLSSFYRYLYAQGVVVANPMIGVERPRIKNQELKYLKHSQVLRLINSIENGRDKLIVRLIYATGVRVSELCSIRVEDIDFEEQTIRVKGKGDKIRTVFVDEDTLQTIDEFIGNTIEGPLFVGQQGNPLSPRTVQHIFRQNAPAGITPHKIRHSYASELYRRSKNLRVVQENLGHSSIKTTEIYLHTDLDERRNVYKQYFPLSNGKKSGE
- a CDS encoding mannose-1-phosphate guanylyltransferase/mannose-6-phosphate isomerase — translated: MKTLILAGGSGTRLFPLSREHYPKQFIPLVDDESLFQKTVRRSLLFSSPQDIAIVTNTEHRFLVRDQLAAIGCDCRVLVEPVGRNTLPAIYYGVREVAEDGAGTVAVLPSDHLITATAPFHEAFRRAERLAKDYLVVFGVRPTSPHTGYGYIRPGEPLADGSVVDAFVEKPDLPTAERYVADGYLWNSGMFCFDAALFLAECETCAPEVVRAFEHPVEEAYAATPALSIDYGIMEKTRRAVVVPLEADWNDVGNFDALYAALQKNGNGNAVRGEHIGIDSSENLILADRLIATVGVHNLAIVETKDAILIADRDEAQRVGEIAKALRERGDSRAFFHTRVHRPWGSYTNLEEGRAYKIKRVTVPPKRRLSLQMHHHRSEHWVVVTGCAEVTIGEKTYLLRNGESTFVPAGTVHRLANPGLLPLELIEVQIGEYTGEDDIVRYEDDFERA
- a CDS encoding threonine--tRNA ligase, translated to MRLLLIHSDHIEYETRKKTKVAEEDVIPKDALDEALAVFCAVESVDEENIEDSVRQAADEIVATARQLGTTNIMIYPYAHLSADLSSPEAAVSALKGIEEALAGKGGLVVKRAPFGWYKAFSLTCKGHPLSELSRTIVPGEGGAAAPKKEIQHEFFVLTPEGERKDPADYAEEKTPFASLIRKELGYPNPEGAEPVHVDLMRAKELVEYEPRADVGNHRWMPRGKLIRDLLSDYVLARVLEYGGMPVETPVMYDLADKAISEHAAKFGERQYRFKSGNRDMMLRFAACFGMFSIMHDMHISPNTLPMKLYELSTYSFRHEQKGEVIGLKRLRAFTMPDMHTLCRDVDGALAAFEEQLVMGWKSGEDLETPLVGVIRCTRDFYDQYELWVKKMVAVSGVPMLIEVLSDRVHYWIAKVDLAAIDAQGRPIENPTVQIDVESANRFDIKYYTPEGTEVHPPILHCSPTGSIERVICAMLEGTAAQEVPSFPAWLAPTQVRLVPVAERHVCFAEEISARLNAACIRADVDDRDESVNKKVREAGMDWVPYVAVIGDQEAETGRLTVTIRKLSEKKKPYKEMMTESELIQAVRMETAGKPFRPLYTPRQLSRKPRFI